From the Clarias gariepinus isolate MV-2021 ecotype Netherlands chromosome 3, CGAR_prim_01v2, whole genome shotgun sequence genome, one window contains:
- the LOC128518452 gene encoding uncharacterized protein LOC128518452 isoform X1: MMHSEQGFQSQLFKSMQTYLCNPDRVQPIIGLRSVIELCTATKPPMYLCEVCIVRANMTDIKTHITGSLHRYSYIKSCQTYELGANTDLAPQAWHLLDLAKHIEKNEGTGNVQVLHLHEDIYKEMISQPILDVLAQVKQIQQTQTNVTEFQLPFCRTTTKETHFNDDYSNYYGDLYQVTPSCTTPPSLMSYATVSSKMSNETQNQFKTQNQVQFWFPAQFLCPDRDTSAQGSVISPIQASTQSLPGYPLPNCFSNLNPTAAFSSIPAAGAFQTCNPINDSMQNVTVHEEKNAHSWENGFNAFECISTESPSSHTMQTTKPNFKRVAHCKNNSLTVTVTQKRNPEQGSKQDHLATLKMRSTGTHTPAIIWNEDHCQNNDYLTSEELYRDTDWVLNNRKVGHEEGQHPQPFTADDALFMYEHMDQYQQRNNYSEEDIFLLQKNNEDSPENYSGTQPLIGLNAVIKCQSLAGDPPSCCYLCQPCSLKVLESDIIQHLISPLHQINYINFQYPHLSNCHSGLQSLETIAMQLEQEEGRGQMKVRRLSACLFNEVLEQDFYCSMKELNLGKGLTEKTRLNQKAVKKTSRITQDYNTPLKRTAGLFDCDESAAIGKPLFCHKRAKKKGKKKARLSEPVFKVSLLLNEGPMLVNRIPPVKETVAPEIE, encoded by the exons ATGATGCATTCTGAGCAAG GCTTCCAGAGTCAGCTCTTTAAATCCATGCAAACATACCTATGCAACCCAGACAGAGTACAACCTATTATAG gtCTTCGTTCTGTAATAGAGTTATGCACGGCTACTAAGCCTCCCATGTACCTGTGTGAGGTCTGCATTGTCAGAGCCAACATGACAGACATCAAGACCCACATTACCGGCAGTCTTCACAGATATAGCTATATC AAATCGTGTCAAACATATGAGCTGGGAGCTAATACAGATCTGGCTCCTCAAGCTTGGCATCTGTTAGACCTGGCCAAACATATAGAGAAAAATGAAGGAACAGGAAATGTACAG GTGCTACATCTGCATGAAGACATCTACAAGGAAATGATATCACAGCCTATATTAGATG TACTTGCACAGGTGAAGCAGATACAGCAGACACAAACAAATGTCACTGAGTTCCAGTTACCATTTTGTAGGACAACcacaaaagaaacacattttaatg ATGATTATTCTAATTATTACGGTGACCTGTATCAAGTCACACCAAGCTGTACTACACCACCCAGTCTTATGTCTTACGCCACTGTTTCCAGCAAAATGTCAAATGAAACACAAAACCAATTTAAAACCCAGAATCAAGTACAATTTTGGTTTCCAGCACAATTTCTTTGTCCAGACAGAGACACTAGTGCACAGGGTTCAGTAATATCTCCAATCCAAGCTAGTACTCAAAGTTTACCTGGATACCCTCTTCCAAATTGTTTTTCCAATTTAAATCCAACCGCAGCCTTCAGTTCAATCCCTGCGGCAGGGGCATTTCAAACATGCAATCCCATCAATGACTCAATGCAAAATGTTACTGTGCATGAGGAGAAGAATGCCCATAGCTGGGAAAATGGCTTCAATGCATTTGAGTGCATTAGTACTGAATCACCCTCATCTCACACCATGCAGACAACCAAACCCAATTTTAAGCGTGTAGCTCACTGTAAAAACAATTCTCTGACAGTGACCGTTACCCAGAAACGAAACCCTGAGCAGGGAAGTAAACAGGATCATCTCGCCACCTTGAAGATGAGGAGCACTGGAACCCACACTCCAGCAATCATCTGGAATGAGGATCATTGCCAGAATAATGACTACCTTACCAGTGAAGAACTATACAGAGACACAGATTGGGTGCTGAATAATAGAAAAG TTGGACATGAGGAAGGGCAGCATCCACAGCCTTTCACAGCTGATGATGCTTTGTTTATGTATGAACACATGGATCAATATCAGCAACGTAACAACTATTCAGAAGAAGATATTTTTCTGCTACAGAAAAATAACGAAGATTCTCCAGAAAATTACAGTGGCACACAGCCTCTGATTG gtCTGAATGCTGTTATCAAGTGCCAAAGTTTAGCTGGAGATCCGCCATCGTGCTGCTACCTGTGCCAACCATGTTCTCTGAAGGTGTTAGAGAGTGACATCATTCAGCACTTAATTAGTCCTCTGCACCAAATCAATTACATT AATTTTCAGTATCCCCACTTGTCAAACTGCCACAGTGGACTTCAAAGTCTGGAGACGATCGCCATGCAGCTGGAACAGGAAGAAGGTAGAGGACAAATGAAG GTGAGGAgattatctgcatgtctttttaaTGAGGTGCTGGAGCAAGATTTCTATTGCA GTATGAAAGAATTAAACCTTGGAAAAGGTTTGACTGAGAAAACAAGACTAAATCAGAAAGCAGTGAAGAAAACGAGCAGAATAACCCAAG ACTACAACACCCCATTGAAACGGACAGCAGGACTTTTCGACTGTGATGAAAGTGCAGCTATTGGAAAGCCTCTCTTCTGTCATAAGAGGGCAAAGAAAAAAGGCAAGAAAAAAGCTAGGCTCTCAGAGCCAGTGTTTAAAGTAAGCCTTTTGCTGAATGAAGGGCCTATGCTTGTGAACAGAATACCCCCAGTGAAAGAAACAGTAGCTCCTGAAATTGAATAA
- the LOC128518452 gene encoding uncharacterized protein LOC128518452 isoform X2, with amino-acid sequence MMHSEQGFQSQLFKSMQTYLCNPDRVQPIIGLRSVIELCTATKPPMYLCEVCIVRANMTDIKTHITGSLHRYSYIVLHLHEDIYKEMISQPILDVLAQVKQIQQTQTNVTEFQLPFCRTTTKETHFNDDYSNYYGDLYQVTPSCTTPPSLMSYATVSSKMSNETQNQFKTQNQVQFWFPAQFLCPDRDTSAQGSVISPIQASTQSLPGYPLPNCFSNLNPTAAFSSIPAAGAFQTCNPINDSMQNVTVHEEKNAHSWENGFNAFECISTESPSSHTMQTTKPNFKRVAHCKNNSLTVTVTQKRNPEQGSKQDHLATLKMRSTGTHTPAIIWNEDHCQNNDYLTSEELYRDTDWVLNNRKVGHEEGQHPQPFTADDALFMYEHMDQYQQRNNYSEEDIFLLQKNNEDSPENYSGTQPLIGLNAVIKCQSLAGDPPSCCYLCQPCSLKVLESDIIQHLISPLHQINYINFQYPHLSNCHSGLQSLETIAMQLEQEEGRGQMKVRRLSACLFNEVLEQDFYCSMKELNLGKGLTEKTRLNQKAVKKTSRITQDYNTPLKRTAGLFDCDESAAIGKPLFCHKRAKKKGKKKARLSEPVFKVSLLLNEGPMLVNRIPPVKETVAPEIE; translated from the exons ATGATGCATTCTGAGCAAG GCTTCCAGAGTCAGCTCTTTAAATCCATGCAAACATACCTATGCAACCCAGACAGAGTACAACCTATTATAG gtCTTCGTTCTGTAATAGAGTTATGCACGGCTACTAAGCCTCCCATGTACCTGTGTGAGGTCTGCATTGTCAGAGCCAACATGACAGACATCAAGACCCACATTACCGGCAGTCTTCACAGATATAGCTATATC GTGCTACATCTGCATGAAGACATCTACAAGGAAATGATATCACAGCCTATATTAGATG TACTTGCACAGGTGAAGCAGATACAGCAGACACAAACAAATGTCACTGAGTTCCAGTTACCATTTTGTAGGACAACcacaaaagaaacacattttaatg ATGATTATTCTAATTATTACGGTGACCTGTATCAAGTCACACCAAGCTGTACTACACCACCCAGTCTTATGTCTTACGCCACTGTTTCCAGCAAAATGTCAAATGAAACACAAAACCAATTTAAAACCCAGAATCAAGTACAATTTTGGTTTCCAGCACAATTTCTTTGTCCAGACAGAGACACTAGTGCACAGGGTTCAGTAATATCTCCAATCCAAGCTAGTACTCAAAGTTTACCTGGATACCCTCTTCCAAATTGTTTTTCCAATTTAAATCCAACCGCAGCCTTCAGTTCAATCCCTGCGGCAGGGGCATTTCAAACATGCAATCCCATCAATGACTCAATGCAAAATGTTACTGTGCATGAGGAGAAGAATGCCCATAGCTGGGAAAATGGCTTCAATGCATTTGAGTGCATTAGTACTGAATCACCCTCATCTCACACCATGCAGACAACCAAACCCAATTTTAAGCGTGTAGCTCACTGTAAAAACAATTCTCTGACAGTGACCGTTACCCAGAAACGAAACCCTGAGCAGGGAAGTAAACAGGATCATCTCGCCACCTTGAAGATGAGGAGCACTGGAACCCACACTCCAGCAATCATCTGGAATGAGGATCATTGCCAGAATAATGACTACCTTACCAGTGAAGAACTATACAGAGACACAGATTGGGTGCTGAATAATAGAAAAG TTGGACATGAGGAAGGGCAGCATCCACAGCCTTTCACAGCTGATGATGCTTTGTTTATGTATGAACACATGGATCAATATCAGCAACGTAACAACTATTCAGAAGAAGATATTTTTCTGCTACAGAAAAATAACGAAGATTCTCCAGAAAATTACAGTGGCACACAGCCTCTGATTG gtCTGAATGCTGTTATCAAGTGCCAAAGTTTAGCTGGAGATCCGCCATCGTGCTGCTACCTGTGCCAACCATGTTCTCTGAAGGTGTTAGAGAGTGACATCATTCAGCACTTAATTAGTCCTCTGCACCAAATCAATTACATT AATTTTCAGTATCCCCACTTGTCAAACTGCCACAGTGGACTTCAAAGTCTGGAGACGATCGCCATGCAGCTGGAACAGGAAGAAGGTAGAGGACAAATGAAG GTGAGGAgattatctgcatgtctttttaaTGAGGTGCTGGAGCAAGATTTCTATTGCA GTATGAAAGAATTAAACCTTGGAAAAGGTTTGACTGAGAAAACAAGACTAAATCAGAAAGCAGTGAAGAAAACGAGCAGAATAACCCAAG ACTACAACACCCCATTGAAACGGACAGCAGGACTTTTCGACTGTGATGAAAGTGCAGCTATTGGAAAGCCTCTCTTCTGTCATAAGAGGGCAAAGAAAAAAGGCAAGAAAAAAGCTAGGCTCTCAGAGCCAGTGTTTAAAGTAAGCCTTTTGCTGAATGAAGGGCCTATGCTTGTGAACAGAATACCCCCAGTGAAAGAAACAGTAGCTCCTGAAATTGAATAA